One window from the genome of Fibrobacter sp. UWEL encodes:
- a CDS encoding glycosyltransferase family 32 protein, with amino-acid sequence MSIPKIIHFCWLSKDPYPELVQHCIQSWKEKLPDYEIKIWNTESFDIHSVLWVEQACEAKKWAFAADYIRLYALYNYGGIYLDSDVEVLKSFDDLLDLPYFFGREHFFDMIDASNTIEAATMGCEKGNSIIKACLDFYQCRQFIKPNGELDMLILPYAMNQIFAKYRVQDIQSISEFDCAEGRICLLPMDYFSPKNTRTLEIGATPNTYSIHHFNGSWYTKAQQEHVRLRIDLCKRFGERLGEVLATAAAIYFHCRYEGFLYTMKKMGTKAVEKFVSLRAGLK; translated from the coding sequence ATGTCAATTCCTAAGATTATTCATTTCTGTTGGCTTAGCAAAGATCCGTATCCGGAGCTTGTTCAACACTGCATTCAGAGCTGGAAAGAAAAACTACCAGACTATGAAATAAAAATTTGGAATACGGAATCCTTTGACATACATTCAGTCCTTTGGGTTGAGCAAGCCTGCGAAGCGAAGAAATGGGCTTTTGCTGCAGATTATATTCGTTTATACGCTCTTTATAACTATGGTGGCATTTATCTCGATAGCGACGTGGAGGTTCTGAAGTCGTTTGATGACTTGCTTGATTTACCCTATTTCTTTGGACGAGAACATTTCTTTGATATGATAGACGCTTCAAATACAATTGAAGCTGCAACCATGGGATGTGAAAAAGGTAATTCGATTATTAAGGCTTGTTTAGATTTTTATCAGTGTCGCCAGTTTATAAAGCCAAATGGTGAATTAGATATGTTGATTCTCCCTTATGCCATGAATCAAATTTTTGCAAAATACAGAGTGCAGGACATTCAATCTATATCTGAATTTGATTGTGCTGAGGGAAGAATATGTTTGCTGCCTATGGACTATTTTAGTCCTAAGAATACTCGTACCCTTGAAATAGGGGCTACTCCAAATACATATAGTATCCATCATTTTAATGGGTCATGGTATACGAAAGCTCAGCAGGAACATGTTCGTTTGAGAATTGATCTTTGCAAAAGGTTTGGGGAACGCCTCGGAGAGGTCTTGGCTACTGCTGCGGCAATCTACTTTCACTGTAGATATGAAGGCTTTTTGTACACTATGAAGAAGATGGGGACTAAAGCAGTCGAAAAATTTGTTTCTTTGAGGGCAGGCTTGAAATGA
- a CDS encoding glycosyltransferase family 2 protein → MSCSEPLVSVIVPVYNVECFLKECLDSIVMQKYRNLEILLIDDGSCDSSGLICDRYASQDRRIRVIHKDNAGQASARNLGLSISNGEFFCFVDSDDIVSPFFVKVLVETCLLLDCDIACCDVSSFNKEVNFVANKMCPYGVRNAEKQEIFSKYSSLKLTDSIPVVSCWNKMYRFSAFPNFRFEEGMVYEDAASMFRLFDQSMKTVFVDCTLYAYRKNPSSTTVHRFNEKNLDALKAFRLSLEYFLAKNENDIANLFYRPLMMHGLFCWWGEKYISKNILLSSEILDSCRNDCESFFKLSKNRFFTDYILAVFIRFPFLYSAYRRLMPGLIGDR, encoded by the coding sequence ATGAGCTGTTCTGAGCCTTTGGTTTCTGTAATTGTTCCCGTGTATAATGTGGAATGTTTTTTGAAGGAATGTCTTGATTCCATTGTTATGCAAAAATACAGGAATCTTGAAATTTTACTTATTGATGATGGTTCTTGTGATAGTAGCGGCTTAATTTGTGATCGGTATGCGAGTCAGGATCGTCGAATTCGTGTAATTCACAAGGATAATGCGGGACAAGCCTCTGCGAGAAATTTGGGCTTATCTATATCGAATGGAGAGTTCTTTTGTTTTGTAGATAGCGATGATATCGTATCTCCTTTTTTTGTAAAAGTTCTAGTGGAAACCTGCCTGTTGCTTGACTGCGATATTGCGTGCTGCGATGTTTCTTCCTTTAATAAAGAAGTAAACTTTGTCGCCAATAAAATGTGTCCGTATGGTGTACGTAATGCTGAAAAACAGGAAATCTTTTCGAAGTATTCATCGCTTAAGCTAACGGATTCGATTCCAGTAGTTTCTTGTTGGAATAAAATGTATAGGTTTTCGGCATTCCCAAACTTTCGTTTTGAAGAGGGGATGGTGTATGAAGACGCCGCAAGCATGTTCCGTCTTTTTGATCAATCAATGAAGACTGTTTTTGTCGATTGTACTTTATATGCATATAGAAAGAATCCATCGAGTACAACCGTTCATCGATTTAATGAAAAAAATCTTGATGCTTTAAAGGCTTTCCGTCTTTCACTTGAGTATTTTCTAGCAAAGAATGAAAATGATATAGCGAATCTTTTCTATAGGCCTTTGATGATGCATGGACTCTTTTGTTGGTGGGGTGAAAAATATATTTCAAAAAACATATTGTTGAGTTCTGAAATACTTGATTCCTGCAGAAATGATTGCGAGTCTTTTTTTAAGTTATCAAAGAATCGATTCTTTACGGATTATATCCTTGCTGTTTTTATTCGATT